In Microbacterium foliorum, the following proteins share a genomic window:
- a CDS encoding WXG100 family type VII secretion target, which translates to MAVLKAEPTQITALAAEISSGSAQISAALARLESMSDDLSHRWSGEAQAAYAAAHSRWTSQMIELAAIAKAAGELADQWSTGLRDLERSLAQGWPR; encoded by the coding sequence ATGGCGGTCCTCAAGGCGGAGCCGACGCAGATCACCGCCCTGGCGGCGGAGATCTCCTCCGGCAGTGCGCAGATCAGCGCGGCGCTCGCCCGGCTGGAATCGATGTCCGACGACCTCTCCCACCGCTGGAGCGGCGAAGCCCAGGCGGCCTACGCCGCAGCGCACAGCCGATGGACGAGCCAGATGATCGAGCTCGCTGCCATCGCGAAAGCGGCCGGCGAGCTGGCGGACCAATGGTCGACGGGGCTGCGCGACCTCGAGCGGTCACTCGCTCAGGGGTGGCCGCGGTGA
- the rplI gene encoding 50S ribosomal protein L9 — protein MAKLILTNEVAGLGSAGDVVEVKNGFARNYLIPKGFATAWTRGGEKQVASIQAARQARAIHDRDEAVALKNSLEATKVRLAVKAGNEGRLFGSVKTDHIADAVAAAGLGSIDKRKVHIPSAIKSTGEHEATVRLHDDVTAVITLQVVAAK, from the coding sequence ATGGCAAAGCTGATTCTCACGAACGAGGTCGCCGGGCTTGGTAGCGCCGGTGACGTGGTCGAGGTCAAGAACGGGTTCGCCCGCAACTACCTCATCCCCAAGGGCTTCGCTACGGCGTGGACCCGCGGTGGCGAAAAGCAGGTCGCTTCGATCCAGGCTGCTCGTCAGGCTCGCGCGATCCACGACCGCGACGAGGCCGTGGCGCTGAAGAACTCCCTCGAGGCCACCAAGGTGCGCCTGGCCGTCAAGGCCGGCAACGAGGGTCGCCTCTTCGGTTCGGTCAAGACCGATCACATCGCGGACGCTGTCGCAGCCGCGGGTCTCGGCTCGATCGACAAGCGCAAGGTGCACATCCCGTCGGCGATCAAGTCGACCGGTGAGCACGAGGCCACGGTTCGTCTGCACGACGACGTGACCGCAGTCATCACGCTGCAGGTCGTCGCCGCCAAGTGA
- the rpsR gene encoding 30S ribosomal protein S18, with translation MAGKSSGDRRKPRKGGKPTAPAKSIRVGVIDYKDVSTLRKFVSERGKIRARRITGVSVQEQRLIATAIKNAREMALLPYAGAGR, from the coding sequence ATGGCTGGAAAGTCTAGCGGCGACCGCCGCAAGCCGCGGAAGGGTGGCAAGCCCACCGCTCCCGCGAAGTCGATCCGGGTCGGAGTCATCGATTACAAAGATGTCTCCACCCTCCGCAAGTTCGTCTCGGAGCGTGGCAAGATCCGCGCCCGTCGTATCACCGGTGTTTCGGTGCAGGAGCAGCGTCTGATCGCCACCGCGATCAAGAACGCACGCGAAATGGCACTCCTGCCCTACGCTGGCGCCGGCCGGTAA
- a CDS encoding single-stranded DNA-binding protein — protein sequence MAGETVITVVGNLTADPELRYTQNGLPVANFTIASTPRNFDRAANEWKDGEALFLRASVWREFAEHVAGSLTKGMRVMAQGRLRQRSYQDREGNQRTAIELEVDEIGPSLRYATAQVTRAASTGGGGGGGGGQSRPAQQQQVSEEPWSTPGSSTSADAWSTPGSFGDDTPF from the coding sequence ATGGCCGGCGAAACAGTCATCACCGTGGTGGGCAACCTCACGGCCGACCCCGAGCTGCGCTACACGCAGAACGGACTGCCGGTGGCGAACTTCACCATCGCTTCGACGCCTCGGAACTTCGACCGCGCCGCCAACGAGTGGAAGGACGGCGAAGCGCTGTTCCTCCGCGCGTCGGTCTGGCGCGAGTTCGCCGAGCACGTGGCGGGTTCGCTGACCAAGGGCATGCGCGTCATGGCGCAGGGCCGTCTGCGTCAGCGCTCCTACCAGGACCGCGAGGGCAACCAGCGCACCGCTATCGAGCTGGAGGTCGACGAGATCGGCCCCTCGCTTCGGTACGCGACCGCGCAGGTCACCCGTGCGGCGTCGACCGGTGGCGGCGGCGGTGGTGGCGGCGGACAGTCGCGCCCCGCACAGCAGCAGCAGGTGTCGGAAGAGCCGTGGTCAACGCCCGGTTCGTCGACGAGCGCAGATGCCTGGAGCACTCCGGGCAGCTTCGGCGACGACACCCCCTTCTGA
- the rpsF gene encoding 30S ribosomal protein S6, producing the protein MTHQYELMVILTPEIDERQVAPTLDKFLKVITNDGGSIDKVDIWGKRRLAYEIQKKNEGIYAVVNFTATSEATQELDRQLKLNEQIMRTKVLRSEEAQAMVAFEAKRTEEKAARKAAKAAKA; encoded by the coding sequence GTGACGCACCAGTACGAACTCATGGTCATTCTGACCCCCGAGATCGACGAGCGCCAGGTCGCCCCTACGCTCGACAAGTTCCTGAAGGTCATCACCAACGATGGTGGCTCGATTGACAAGGTCGACATCTGGGGTAAGCGCCGTCTGGCTTACGAGATCCAGAAGAAGAACGAAGGCATCTACGCCGTCGTCAACTTCACCGCCACCAGCGAGGCCACGCAGGAGCTCGACCGTCAGCTGAAGCTGAACGAGCAGATCATGCGCACCAAGGTCCTCCGTTCTGAGGAAGCTCAGGCGATGGTCGCGTTCGAAGCGAAGCGCACCGAAGAGAAGGCTGCTCGCAAGGCCGCCAAGGCTGCGAAGGCCTGA
- a CDS encoding ABC transporter ATP-binding protein, which yields MTDVAVLDAQGVVVRYPGSPPVVAVDGVSLTVAPGETVALVGESGSGKSSLARAVVGIEKLAGGEVRFRDAPVKPLGIRRRDLALTGIQMVFQDPSTSLNPRRRVGDQIADGIATARARGAEGSTVAEWLERVGLPTEVATRFPHQFSGGQKQRLAIARALAARPSLLVADEPISALDASTQTSVAGLMRDLVAESGAGMLFISHDLAVVRRIADRTFVMFAGRVLEAGATDRVWSAPQHPYTQALLAAIPEPDGAGRIPVAPSTNERIVWSEIAPVID from the coding sequence ATGACTGACGTCGCCGTCCTCGACGCGCAGGGCGTTGTCGTGCGCTACCCCGGGAGCCCGCCCGTCGTCGCCGTCGACGGCGTCTCGCTGACCGTCGCACCCGGAGAGACCGTCGCGCTCGTGGGCGAATCCGGCAGTGGCAAGTCGAGCCTGGCCCGCGCGGTCGTCGGCATCGAGAAGCTCGCCGGGGGAGAGGTGCGCTTCCGAGATGCGCCCGTCAAGCCGCTGGGCATCCGTCGGCGCGACCTCGCGCTCACCGGCATCCAGATGGTGTTCCAGGATCCCTCGACGTCGCTCAACCCCCGACGCCGTGTGGGCGACCAGATCGCCGACGGCATCGCCACCGCCCGCGCCCGTGGCGCCGAAGGGTCGACCGTCGCGGAGTGGCTCGAGCGTGTAGGGCTGCCGACCGAGGTCGCGACGCGCTTCCCGCATCAGTTCTCGGGCGGTCAGAAGCAGCGGCTCGCGATCGCGCGGGCGCTCGCCGCACGGCCGTCGCTGCTCGTCGCCGACGAGCCGATCTCGGCTCTGGATGCATCGACCCAGACCAGCGTCGCGGGGCTCATGCGTGACCTGGTCGCCGAGTCCGGTGCGGGCATGCTGTTCATCTCGCACGACCTCGCCGTGGTGCGCCGCATCGCCGACCGCACCTTCGTCATGTTCGCCGGCCGGGTGCTCGAAGCGGGGGCCACCGATCGTGTGTGGTCTGCGCCTCAGCATCCGTACACGCAGGCGCTGCTCGCCGCGATCCCCGAGCCCGACGGAGCCGGCCGCATTCCGGTCGCCCCCTCGACGAACGAGCGCATCGTCTGGTCGGAGATCGCCCCCGTCATCGACTGA
- a CDS encoding ABC transporter ATP-binding protein: protein MNGAPALSIRDLTIEIGRPLVHGVSLDLEAGRIHGLAGESGSGKTLTSLAVLGLLPRQARTGGSILLAGEELVGMRRRALNRIRGKRIAMIFQDPSASLHPQLPIGRQLTDHMRVHLGLRGEAAKARAIELLETVQVPNPDAALKRYPHQFSGGQRQRIAIACALACDPEVLLADEPTTALDVTVQAGILRLLRDLATERNLAVLLVTHDLGVMSAIADEVAVMKNGQIVERADRETLFRDPQHEYTRTLLAALPGSKLESADADPALLDPVTSDAAVKDAEEEAADD, encoded by the coding sequence ATGAACGGCGCACCCGCTCTCAGCATCCGCGATCTGACGATCGAGATCGGTCGTCCGCTCGTGCACGGCGTCTCGCTCGACCTCGAGGCCGGTCGCATCCACGGCCTCGCCGGGGAATCCGGATCGGGCAAGACGCTCACTTCGCTCGCTGTGCTCGGACTGCTTCCGCGGCAGGCGCGCACCGGCGGATCCATCCTGCTTGCGGGGGAGGAGCTGGTCGGCATGCGCCGCCGGGCTCTCAACCGCATCCGGGGCAAGCGCATCGCGATGATCTTCCAGGATCCCTCGGCGTCGCTGCACCCGCAGCTGCCGATCGGCCGCCAGCTCACCGATCACATGCGCGTGCACCTCGGACTGCGGGGCGAGGCCGCGAAGGCCAGGGCCATCGAGCTGCTCGAGACCGTGCAGGTGCCCAACCCGGATGCCGCGCTCAAGCGCTACCCCCATCAGTTCTCGGGCGGTCAACGGCAGCGCATCGCGATCGCCTGCGCTCTCGCGTGCGACCCCGAGGTGCTGTTGGCCGATGAGCCGACCACCGCGCTCGACGTCACCGTGCAGGCCGGCATCCTGCGCCTGCTGCGCGACCTCGCGACCGAGCGCAACCTCGCCGTGCTGCTCGTCACGCACGACCTGGGCGTCATGAGCGCGATCGCCGACGAGGTCGCCGTGATGAAGAACGGGCAGATCGTCGAGCGGGCAGACCGCGAGACGCTGTTCCGCGACCCGCAGCACGAGTACACCCGCACGCTGCTCGCGGCCCTGCCGGGGTCGAAGCTCGAGAGCGCAGATGCGGATCCCGCTCTGCTCGATCCGGTGACGTCGGATGCGGCCGTGAAGGATGCCGAAGAGGAGGCCGCAGATGACTGA
- a CDS encoding ABC transporter permease, with amino-acid sequence MSRIDSASGPWRFRFRWPRAWRTPLGVIGTVIAGAWIIVAFTAQWWVPYGPNAQVLPRLQAPGIDTLLGTDGNGRDIFSRLMTGATVSLPLALMLVIAAMIIGTVIGAVAGYFGGWVDETLMRITDLFMAFPTVILAMVVAASLGPSLFNAVIAAIVVSWPQYSRVTRSIVLGLRGQNYVIAGRLLGHSPLRTLFIDILPNIAGPVLVLATLDIGAAILLLSGLSFLGLGAQPPTAEWGSMISAAMQNFDAWWLGVFPGLAILTVVLAFNFLGDAMRDILDPTAEVTHEKQAEHVASAKGAAA; translated from the coding sequence ATGAGCCGCATCGATTCGGCATCCGGCCCCTGGCGGTTCCGCTTCCGCTGGCCGCGTGCCTGGCGCACACCCCTCGGCGTGATCGGCACCGTCATCGCCGGAGCATGGATCATCGTCGCCTTCACCGCCCAGTGGTGGGTGCCGTATGGCCCCAACGCCCAGGTGCTGCCACGTCTGCAGGCGCCGGGCATCGACACGCTGCTCGGCACCGACGGCAACGGCCGCGACATCTTCTCGCGTCTGATGACGGGTGCGACCGTGAGCCTTCCGCTGGCGCTCATGCTCGTGATCGCCGCGATGATCATCGGCACCGTGATCGGTGCCGTCGCCGGCTACTTCGGCGGATGGGTCGACGAGACGCTCATGCGCATCACCGACCTGTTCATGGCGTTCCCGACCGTCATCCTCGCGATGGTGGTGGCGGCATCGCTCGGGCCGTCGCTCTTCAACGCGGTGATCGCGGCGATCGTGGTCTCGTGGCCGCAGTACTCGCGAGTCACCCGCAGCATCGTGCTCGGACTCCGCGGGCAGAACTACGTCATCGCGGGTCGCCTGCTCGGCCACTCGCCGCTGCGGACGCTGTTCATCGACATCCTGCCGAACATCGCCGGGCCCGTGCTGGTGCTCGCGACGCTCGACATCGGTGCCGCGATCCTGCTGCTCTCCGGCCTCTCCTTTCTGGGTCTCGGCGCCCAGCCGCCGACGGCCGAGTGGGGATCCATGATCTCGGCGGCCATGCAGAACTTCGACGCGTGGTGGCTCGGGGTCTTCCCGGGTCTTGCGATCCTGACCGTGGTGCTCGCCTTCAACTTCCTGGGCGACGCGATGCGCGACATCCTCGACCCGACGGCCGAGGTCACGCACGAGAAGCAGGCCGAGCACGTGGCATCGGCGAAGGGTGCGGCAGCATGA
- a CDS encoding ABC transporter permease, translated as MTTVAVRRQAQRRRSPLVGYLLRRIGTSLLLLVGVTIVTFALTNLVPGDPVSAALGEGASQNPETRAAFIKAQGLDQPLFVQYFIYMGNLLRGDLGTSLVTGRPVTSDLATAVPATIEIAIGAIILSLAVSVVLGTLAAYRRGLVTDQVIRIVTLIGLSVPTFWLALVSFYVFFLELRIAPGSGRISPSITPPPRITGLYTVDYLLNGDGVGFADALAHLALPVMVLSLVTIGLLTRFIRTSVLEVLGSDYVRAARAKGLPAMRVILDYVLRGASLPILTVVGVAFGSLLSGTVLVESVFAWPGLGTYAYNSAANLDLPGIMGVGLVVGFIYLLINFVVDLLYGVLDPRVRIA; from the coding sequence ATGACGACGGTGGCCGTGCGACGGCAGGCTCAGCGTCGCAGGTCGCCGCTCGTCGGATACCTGCTGCGCCGGATCGGCACTTCGCTGCTCCTGCTCGTGGGGGTCACGATCGTGACCTTCGCGCTGACGAACCTCGTGCCCGGCGACCCCGTGTCGGCGGCGCTGGGTGAGGGAGCATCGCAGAACCCCGAGACGCGTGCGGCGTTCATCAAGGCCCAGGGCCTCGACCAGCCGCTCTTCGTGCAGTACTTCATCTACATGGGGAATCTGCTTCGAGGAGACCTCGGAACATCGCTGGTGACCGGGCGACCGGTCACCAGCGACCTGGCCACCGCGGTGCCGGCGACGATCGAGATCGCGATCGGCGCCATCATCCTCAGCCTCGCGGTGAGCGTCGTGCTCGGAACGCTCGCGGCCTACCGTCGCGGTCTGGTCACCGACCAGGTCATCCGCATCGTGACGCTGATCGGACTGAGCGTGCCGACCTTCTGGCTCGCACTGGTCAGCTTCTACGTGTTCTTCCTCGAGCTGCGCATCGCGCCCGGCTCCGGTCGAATCTCTCCGTCGATCACGCCGCCTCCCCGAATCACAGGCCTCTACACGGTCGACTACCTGCTCAACGGAGACGGGGTCGGTTTCGCCGACGCCCTCGCGCACCTGGCCCTGCCGGTGATGGTGCTGTCTCTCGTGACCATCGGTCTGCTCACGCGCTTCATCCGCACGTCGGTGCTCGAGGTGCTCGGCAGCGACTACGTGCGGGCGGCCCGCGCCAAGGGTCTTCCCGCGATGCGCGTCATCCTCGACTACGTGCTCCGCGGCGCATCCCTGCCGATCCTCACCGTCGTCGGCGTCGCCTTCGGCTCGCTGCTCTCGGGCACCGTGCTCGTCGAGTCGGTGTTCGCGTGGCCGGGTCTGGGCACCTATGCCTACAACTCGGCGGCGAACCTCGACCTGCCCGGCATCATGGGCGTCGGTCTCGTCGTCGGATTCATCTACCTCCTCATCAACTTCGTCGTCGATCTGCTCTACGGCGTCCTCGACCCGAGAGTGAGGATCGCATGA
- a CDS encoding ABC transporter substrate-binding protein has translation MSSRRSTSVIAIGAVALFALAGCSGGNSANNGGESSGSDSLVIDTAFSIETADPGHTYDPTGNMIAKALYETLVDFEGSDVSTPVPGLASWEQNDEATEFTFTLEGDRVFSDGSPIEAKDVVFTLQRIQGMTDAKPNFLLGGLTITEVDEKTISITSETPLLQLPAILANPALGIVNADVVIENGGSIDGSDSAQSFLDGESAGSGPFVLDTLDLSSQVVLTKSDEYDGDEEAAYGRVVVRNVSESATQLANLKGGDSMVAMDLNGDQVSGLGDGLNVESVPSGQTIFLLLNQSEAVAGELANVKIAEAIRYALDYDALLELAGAGAVQATGVIPPGFEGALDTGIEQDLDKAEAALAEAGYTGQTLKLQFPNDYPVGGVEFTPLAERVQAQLEDAGIAVELAPAPFATELDAYVNGTEGFGLWFWGPDYADSANFLPFAPGLKVGLRAGWAAEANPEIAGIAAGAAAATDEAQRSEAFTSFAEAMQAEGPFVPLIVPGRNIATADAVTGAVYNSVWEMDIAEITPAG, from the coding sequence ATGTCGTCACGTCGCAGCACGTCCGTCATCGCGATCGGAGCTGTCGCGCTCTTCGCTCTCGCTGGTTGCTCCGGTGGCAACTCGGCGAACAACGGCGGAGAATCCTCCGGTTCCGACTCTCTGGTCATCGACACCGCATTCTCGATCGAGACCGCCGACCCCGGCCACACCTACGACCCGACCGGCAACATGATCGCCAAGGCGCTCTACGAGACGCTCGTCGACTTCGAGGGCTCGGATGTCTCGACCCCCGTGCCCGGCCTGGCGTCGTGGGAGCAGAACGACGAGGCGACAGAGTTCACCTTCACGCTCGAGGGCGACCGCGTCTTCTCCGACGGCTCGCCGATCGAGGCGAAGGACGTCGTCTTCACCCTGCAGCGCATCCAGGGCATGACCGACGCCAAGCCGAACTTCCTCCTGGGCGGCCTGACGATCACCGAGGTCGACGAGAAGACGATCTCGATCACCTCCGAGACGCCGCTGCTGCAGCTCCCCGCGATCCTCGCCAACCCTGCGCTGGGCATCGTCAACGCCGACGTGGTCATCGAGAACGGCGGATCGATCGACGGCTCCGACAGCGCGCAGAGCTTCCTCGACGGCGAGTCCGCCGGTTCCGGTCCGTTCGTGCTCGACACGCTCGACCTCTCGTCGCAGGTCGTGCTGACCAAGAGCGACGAGTACGACGGCGACGAAGAGGCGGCCTACGGCCGTGTGGTCGTGCGCAACGTCTCGGAGAGCGCGACGCAGCTCGCCAACCTCAAGGGCGGCGACTCGATGGTCGCGATGGACCTCAACGGCGACCAGGTCTCCGGCCTCGGCGACGGGCTGAACGTCGAGTCGGTGCCGTCGGGCCAGACGATCTTCCTGCTGCTCAACCAGTCCGAGGCCGTCGCGGGTGAGCTCGCGAACGTCAAGATCGCCGAGGCGATCCGCTACGCACTGGACTACGACGCGCTGCTCGAGCTCGCAGGTGCGGGTGCCGTGCAGGCGACCGGCGTGATCCCGCCCGGATTCGAGGGCGCCCTCGACACCGGCATCGAGCAGGACCTCGACAAGGCCGAGGCCGCTCTCGCCGAGGCGGGCTACACGGGCCAGACCCTGAAGCTGCAGTTCCCGAACGACTACCCGGTCGGCGGCGTGGAGTTCACCCCGCTCGCCGAGCGCGTCCAGGCTCAGCTCGAGGATGCCGGCATCGCCGTCGAACTCGCTCCGGCCCCCTTCGCCACCGAGCTCGACGCGTACGTCAACGGCACCGAGGGCTTCGGCCTGTGGTTCTGGGGCCCTGACTACGCCGACTCCGCGAACTTCCTTCCGTTCGCTCCGGGTCTGAAGGTCGGTCTGCGCGCAGGCTGGGCCGCCGAGGCCAACCCCGAGATCGCGGGCATCGCAGCCGGTGCTGCGGCCGCGACCGACGAGGCCCAGCGCAGCGAGGCCTTCACCTCGTTCGCCGAGGCGATGCAGGCCGAGGGGCCCTTCGTGCCGCTGATCGTCCCCGGCCGCAACATCGCCACGGCGGATGCCGTCACCGGCGCCGTGTACAACTCGGTGTGGGAGATGGACATCGCCGAGATCACGCCCGCCGGCTGA
- a CDS encoding Lrp/AsnC family transcriptional regulator has product MSTKSDEAVKQSGRSAAPLDDIGYRILETLRDNGRISIAALAETVGISRANAYTRVETLMQDGVITGFSARVDQSKAGLSIGALVFVTVHPQAWASFRESVLEMPDVEWCAITTGEHDAMLLIRAVDVSGVHEFTTGVIAQLPEVRTVVSVVVLDEVIRRSFLLPSDLPERDLATPLGMTRWTPATPGRDMLPPR; this is encoded by the coding sequence GTGTCCACCAAGAGCGACGAAGCCGTGAAGCAATCTGGACGAAGTGCCGCCCCACTGGACGACATCGGATACAGAATCCTCGAGACGCTGCGCGATAACGGTCGCATCTCGATCGCTGCGCTGGCCGAAACCGTGGGGATCTCCCGCGCGAACGCCTACACGCGCGTCGAGACGCTGATGCAGGACGGCGTCATCACCGGGTTCAGTGCCCGGGTCGACCAGTCCAAGGCGGGACTGTCTATCGGCGCGCTCGTCTTCGTCACCGTGCACCCGCAGGCCTGGGCATCGTTCCGCGAGAGCGTGCTCGAAATGCCCGACGTCGAGTGGTGCGCCATCACCACGGGCGAGCACGACGCCATGCTGCTCATCCGCGCCGTCGATGTGAGTGGCGTGCACGAGTTCACGACCGGCGTCATCGCACAGCTGCCCGAGGTGCGCACCGTCGTCAGCGTGGTCGTGCTCGACGAGGTGATCCGCCGTTCGTTCCTGCTGCCGAGCGACCTGCCGGAGCGCGACCTGGCGACTCCGCTGGGCATGACGCGATGGACGCCGGCGACGCCGGGTCGCGACATGCTCCCGCCGCGCTGA
- a CDS encoding type II toxin-antitoxin system RelE/ParE family toxin: protein MSVRRVVTTASADDDIVGAIDYYVISGADEAASGFIDALEDAKDLIAEFPSIGSSRFALETEIPELRDVAVKRFPFVIFYTDDADAVRIHRVLHTSRDIPTGLAGG, encoded by the coding sequence GTGAGTGTTCGTCGGGTCGTCACGACCGCATCTGCTGACGATGACATCGTGGGAGCGATCGACTATTACGTGATCTCGGGGGCGGACGAGGCGGCGAGCGGGTTCATCGACGCCCTGGAAGATGCGAAGGACCTCATCGCGGAGTTCCCCTCCATCGGCTCGTCGCGCTTCGCGCTCGAGACCGAGATCCCTGAGCTTCGTGATGTCGCCGTGAAGCGCTTCCCGTTCGTCATCTTCTACACGGACGACGCGGATGCCGTCCGCATCCATCGAGTGCTTCACACGAGTCGTGACATTCCGACCGGTCTGGCCGGAGGGTGA
- a CDS encoding ribbon-helix-helix domain-containing protein, with protein MATMNVSLPDPLKEFVEDQVAERGFGTSSEFVRDLIRKEQARSTLRALVVSGMGSGPGSEMDGDYFDRLRQRVRDAGLDKK; from the coding sequence ATGGCAACGATGAATGTCTCGCTTCCCGATCCCCTCAAGGAGTTCGTCGAGGATCAGGTGGCCGAACGCGGTTTCGGCACCAGCAGCGAGTTCGTTCGAGACCTGATCCGCAAGGAGCAGGCCCGCTCGACCCTCCGGGCTCTCGTGGTCTCCGGCATGGGTTCCGGCCCGGGGTCGGAGATGGACGGCGACTACTTCGACAGGTTGCGACAGCGCGTCAGGGACGCCGGGCTCGACAAGAAGTGA
- a CDS encoding DUF1684 domain-containing protein — translation MSEREDHTQWQAERRASVTSATGNLSLIETRWTGEAPDLDAEQQAASDTVTVTPIQRTNIETGEAEHGLRLWDADAPAVRAFDRIDTYDYDPAWVLEGHFTPVSGDRRVSFEHIRDNGGTRELVVPGDIHFELDGREYTLAAFDDGGTLLLVFGDETNGSETYGSGRFLFVELRDDAGSVTLDFNRAFVPPCGFSAQYNCPLPPASNRFPLPIRAGEKNVVFRDGFDIYAA, via the coding sequence ATGTCTGAACGCGAAGATCACACCCAGTGGCAGGCCGAGCGCCGTGCCTCCGTCACCTCGGCGACCGGAAACCTCTCCCTGATCGAGACCCGCTGGACGGGCGAGGCACCCGATCTGGATGCCGAGCAGCAGGCGGCATCCGACACGGTGACCGTGACGCCGATTCAGCGCACGAACATCGAGACCGGTGAGGCCGAGCACGGACTGCGCCTGTGGGATGCCGACGCGCCCGCTGTCCGCGCCTTCGACCGCATCGACACCTATGACTACGACCCCGCATGGGTGCTCGAGGGGCATTTCACCCCGGTGTCCGGCGATCGCCGGGTGTCGTTCGAGCACATCCGCGACAACGGCGGCACCCGAGAGCTCGTGGTCCCCGGCGACATCCATTTCGAGCTCGACGGCCGCGAGTACACCCTGGCGGCCTTCGACGACGGCGGAACGCTGCTGCTCGTGTTCGGCGACGAGACCAACGGCTCGGAGACCTACGGGTCGGGCCGCTTCCTGTTCGTCGAGCTGCGCGACGACGCGGGATCCGTGACCCTCGACTTCAACCGCGCTTTCGTGCCGCCTTGCGGATTCAGCGCCCAGTACAACTGCCCGCTGCCGCCGGCATCCAACCGCTTCCCCCTGCCTATCCGAGCAGGCGAGAAGAACGTCGTCTTCCGCGACGGCTTCGACATCTACGCGGCGTGA